The proteins below are encoded in one region of Campylobacter rectus:
- a CDS encoding tyrosine-type recombinase/integrase has product MPKIPIPLTDREIRGLKPKDKIYKKCDGRGLYIFVDPSGRKYFALEYKSPADNKIKRLNLGDFPEFSLAMAREERFKLEQKVRDGIDVKHESEINEQANFKKLAQRWLEIKAASVEPNTLNRDKRLLEMYAYPFFENRSITDITVTDVIEILKKIEAKGSLEMMKRLYSLLNQIWQSAYYIAPNNVIASINYRFTFKKVKEKNYATLTKNADIKALWQSIDEYSGDIRTKYALKFAVLTALRPFNIRSAKWEYIDFDEGVISIPAGDMKMREAFTLPLSRQALELLKEYKGYNLDQIYLFGSLYGSARYMSENTLNVALRRMGFSKDEIVSHGFRAMFSTVCNENIDAHGLNFDIIEKCLAHKGTDKIRAAYNRAQNLAQMRAMMQWWADYLDAL; this is encoded by the coding sequence ATGCCAAAGATACCCATACCGCTCACAGATAGAGAGATCAGAGGATTAAAGCCAAAGGATAAAATTTATAAGAAATGCGACGGCAGAGGATTATATATTTTCGTAGATCCTAGCGGTCGTAAATATTTTGCTCTCGAATACAAAAGCCCGGCCGATAATAAAATCAAAAGGCTAAATTTGGGCGATTTTCCCGAGTTTAGTTTGGCAATGGCGCGCGAGGAGAGGTTTAAGCTGGAGCAAAAGGTAAGAGACGGCATCGACGTCAAGCACGAGAGCGAGATAAACGAGCAGGCGAATTTTAAAAAACTCGCACAAAGATGGCTCGAAATAAAAGCCGCTAGCGTAGAGCCAAATACCCTAAACAGAGATAAAAGACTACTTGAGATGTATGCCTATCCGTTTTTTGAAAATAGAAGCATCACGGACATCACCGTAACCGACGTCATCGAAATTTTAAAAAAGATAGAGGCCAAAGGTAGCCTTGAGATGATGAAACGGCTCTACTCGCTTTTAAATCAAATTTGGCAATCAGCCTATTATATCGCGCCAAATAACGTGATCGCGAGCATTAACTACCGCTTCACGTTTAAAAAAGTAAAAGAGAAAAACTACGCGACGCTTACCAAAAACGCCGATATTAAGGCTCTTTGGCAAAGCATAGACGAATACAGCGGCGACATCCGCACCAAATACGCCCTTAAATTTGCAGTTCTCACCGCGCTACGCCCCTTTAACATCAGAAGCGCAAAATGGGAATATATCGATTTTGACGAGGGCGTCATAAGCATCCCCGCGGGCGATATGAAAATGCGAGAGGCTTTTACCCTGCCCTTATCGCGTCAAGCCTTAGAACTGCTAAAAGAATACAAAGGCTACAATCTAGATCAAATTTATCTTTTTGGCTCGCTTTACGGCTCAGCCCGGTATATGAGCGAAAATACCTTAAACGTCGCGCTTCGCCGTATGGGTTTTAGCAAAGACGAGATTGTGTCGCACGGTTTTCGTGCGATGTTTAGCACCGTTTGCAATGAAAACATCGACGCTCACGGGCTAAATTTCGACATTATAGAAAAATGCCTCGCGCACAAAGGCACGGACAAGATCCGCGCCGCTTACAACCGTGCCCAAAATTTAGCCCAAATGCGCGCAATGATGCAGTGGTGGGCGGACTATTTAGACGCGCTTTAA
- a CDS encoding helix-turn-helix domain-containing protein, which translates to MTSENFIKICKKYAKENNKWLHPTNLEAILPFYQRFKKYCIENLRNEDDEDSVFDWLEDNMHSPDLMIENPNAIDKGNDPTDGSKILILGQLKHEINPVTPIKRGNEKELIKEINAKIKEIVGYDTFFHQGGNHIEFKDKKQNDLYVIEWHFDPNYKEQNIVKRVCTELDITQRELAEKIGMSEGGLRSALSLGRITPQVEKACEMILTIHELQKELENYKTLQNTLKSMIV; encoded by the coding sequence ATGACAAGTGAAAATTTTATAAAAATATGTAAAAAATACGCAAAAGAAAATAATAAATGGTTGCATCCCACTAATTTAGAGGCGATATTGCCGTTTTATCAGAGGTTTAAAAAATACTGCATCGAAAACCTGCGCAACGAGGACGACGAGGATAGCGTCTTTGATTGGCTTGAAGACAACATGCACAGCCCTGATCTTATGATAGAAAATCCTAATGCGATTGATAAAGGCAATGACCCGACGGACGGATCTAAAATTTTAATCCTAGGGCAACTTAAACACGAGATAAATCCGGTCACGCCGATAAAGCGAGGTAATGAAAAAGAGCTTATCAAAGAAATAAACGCCAAAATCAAAGAGATAGTCGGATACGATACCTTTTTTCATCAGGGCGGTAATCATATAGAATTTAAGGATAAAAAGCAAAACGATTTATATGTGATTGAGTGGCATTTTGATCCAAATTATAAAGAGCAAAATATAGTTAAGCGCGTATGTACCGAGTTGGACATCACGCAAAGAGAGCTGGCGGAGAAAATAGGAATGAGTGAGGGTGGGCTGCGATCGGCCTTGTCGCTAGGTAGAATAACGCCACAAGTTGAAAAGGCGTGCGAGATGATTTTAACAATTCACGAGCTACAAAAGGAGCTAGAGAACTATAAGACCCTACAAAATACGTTAAAGTCGATGATTGTTTAA
- a CDS encoding phage antirepressor KilAC domain-containing protein, whose product MNLEIFKNDNFEIRVAVGEAGDPLFCLADVCKILDLTNASVVKNAITSEFDDGLSLTYPIFDSLGREQNATFITEPQLYFVLMRSDKPNARSFRKWVNIEVLPSIRKHGGYLTQKKIDEVLSDPDTIIKLALDLKAQRAKTQELEREKAANLPYITFAKAVEASATSINIGDYAKALCDDKRIRVGQKRLFSWLRDSGYLQKDNKPYQKYVDNGYFELVMNVIATTKGNLQTFTTKITSKGQVALAPKIEQFFSKSA is encoded by the coding sequence ATGAACCTAGAAATTTTTAAAAACGATAACTTTGAGATCAGGGTCGCAGTCGGTGAGGCGGGCGATCCGCTGTTTTGTTTAGCTGATGTTTGTAAAATTTTAGATCTTACCAATGCAAGCGTTGTTAAAAATGCGATCACTTCGGAGTTTGACGATGGCCTAAGTTTGACTTACCCCATCTTTGACAGCCTGGGCAGGGAGCAAAACGCGACTTTTATTACCGAGCCGCAGCTTTATTTCGTGCTCATGCGAAGCGACAAGCCAAACGCGAGGAGCTTTAGAAAATGGGTCAATATCGAGGTTTTGCCGTCTATCCGCAAGCACGGCGGCTATCTCACTCAAAAAAAGATCGATGAGGTGCTAAGCGATCCCGATACGATCATAAAACTAGCCCTTGATCTAAAAGCCCAAAGAGCTAAAACTCAGGAACTAGAGCGCGAAAAGGCGGCAAATTTGCCTTATATCACCTTCGCAAAAGCAGTCGAAGCAAGCGCGACGAGCATCAATATCGGCGACTACGCAAAAGCCCTATGCGACGACAAGCGCATAAGAGTAGGGCAAAAACGGCTTTTTAGCTGGCTGCGAGATAGTGGCTACTTGCAAAAAGACAATAAGCCTTATCAGAAATACGTCGATAACGGATACTTTGAGCTCGTGATGAACGTGATAGCCACCACAAAAGGCAATCTGCAAACCTTTACGACGAAAATCACGAGTAAGGGGCAAGTGGCACTCGCGCCAAAAATAGAGCAATTTTTCTCAAAGAGCGCGTAA
- a CDS encoding YopX family protein, translated as MREIKFRAWHIKERKMYFLEAIDMCFELVTVTKKNSDEQDYAAYFRFSEIELMQYAGVKDQNNAEIYEGDIVKFDPQSPCGDEFYNPRDGEIGEVIFDFGNFIVRPVDKKREDLRFSLSELGDWVVVGNIYENKI; from the coding sequence ATGAGAGAGATTAAATTTAGAGCGTGGCATATTAAAGAAAGAAAGATGTATTTTTTAGAGGCGATAGATATGTGCTTTGAATTGGTTACGGTAACGAAAAAGAATTCGGACGAACAAGATTATGCCGCATATTTTAGATTTTCTGAAATCGAGCTAATGCAATACGCCGGCGTAAAGGATCAAAATAATGCGGAAATTTACGAGGGCGACATCGTCAAATTTGACCCGCAGTCTCCTTGCGGCGATGAATTTTATAATCCGCGAGACGGCGAGATAGGCGAGGTGATTTTTGATTTCGGAAATTTCATCGTTAGACCGGTTGATAAAAAGCGGGAGGATTTGCGATTTTCTCTCAGTGAGCTCGGCGATTGGGTAGTCGTCGGCAATATTTACGAAAATAAAATTTAA
- a CDS encoding DEAD/DEAH box helicase family protein → MQYEDFLKTKQKRASFKSIEISRDELNGALFDYQKDLVYLALKKGHFAIFAMTGSGKTAMQGEWAYQIWLKERAPVLIVTPLAVAFQSIEEIKRILGYDVKFCESADDVINGLNITNYEKLDKFDPDAFVALVLDESSRLKSYTSATRNLIIENYKHTPYKLACSATPSPNDYTELGNHTEFLNVMSLSEMLSMYFVHDGGDTSEWILKGHAVKPFWKFISSWAVFFTKPSDLGYSAEEDAKFKLPPLKMQHVEVESQSKDSLFAIAAQTLQERRQAKKDSLEQRCEKVAEICNTSNENFLIWCELNDEGAMLKKLVADSVEIKGSDSDEFKARAMSDFANGKIKCLITKPKIAGFGMNWQKHCANVIYASLSDSFEGFFQSLRRVYRYGQTREVTCYIITSEAEANVLANIRRKEAEFYKMIEGCLEQTRELVLSEIKRVSREKSEYNPSVAMSLPEFLKAV, encoded by the coding sequence ATGCAATATGAAGACTTTTTAAAGACGAAACAAAAACGCGCAAGCTTTAAAAGCATCGAAATATCGCGAGACGAGCTAAACGGCGCGCTGTTTGATTATCAAAAGGATCTCGTTTATCTTGCGCTTAAAAAGGGGCATTTTGCGATATTTGCGATGACGGGCAGCGGCAAAACCGCGATGCAAGGCGAGTGGGCTTATCAAATTTGGCTAAAAGAGCGCGCGCCCGTGCTCATCGTGACGCCTCTTGCCGTCGCTTTTCAGAGTATCGAGGAGATAAAGCGCATCCTAGGATATGACGTTAAATTTTGCGAAAGCGCGGACGACGTGATAAACGGGCTAAACATTACCAATTACGAAAAGTTGGATAAATTTGACCCGGACGCGTTTGTCGCGCTAGTCCTGGACGAGAGCTCAAGGCTCAAAAGTTATACGTCGGCCACGCGAAATTTAATCATCGAAAATTACAAACACACGCCTTATAAGCTCGCTTGCTCGGCCACTCCAAGCCCGAACGACTACACGGAGCTAGGTAATCACACGGAGTTTTTAAACGTGATGAGCTTATCCGAAATGCTCTCGATGTATTTTGTGCACGACGGCGGCGATACGTCCGAATGGATACTAAAAGGCCACGCAGTTAAGCCGTTTTGGAAATTTATCAGCTCGTGGGCGGTGTTTTTCACAAAGCCCTCCGATCTGGGGTATAGTGCCGAAGAGGACGCTAAATTTAAGCTGCCGCCGCTAAAAATGCAGCACGTCGAAGTTGAAAGCCAAAGTAAGGATTCGCTTTTTGCGATAGCCGCGCAAACCTTGCAAGAGCGCAGGCAAGCCAAAAAAGATAGCCTAGAGCAAAGATGCGAAAAAGTGGCCGAGATCTGCAATACATCAAACGAGAATTTTTTGATTTGGTGCGAGCTAAACGACGAGGGCGCGATGCTCAAAAAGCTAGTAGCCGATAGCGTGGAGATCAAGGGAAGCGATAGCGACGAGTTTAAGGCGCGCGCGATGAGCGATTTTGCAAACGGTAAAATAAAGTGCCTCATAACAAAACCCAAGATCGCCGGCTTTGGCATGAACTGGCAAAAGCACTGCGCAAACGTGATCTACGCCTCGCTATCGGATAGCTTTGAGGGATTTTTCCAAAGCTTGCGCCGCGTCTATCGCTACGGCCAAACGCGTGAAGTAACTTGCTATATCATTACGAGCGAAGCCGAGGCAAACGTGCTAGCAAATATCCGCCGCAAAGAGGCGGAATTTTACAAAATGATCGAGGGGTGCTTGGAGCAAACGCGCGAGCTGGTGCTAAGCGAGATCAAGCGCGTAAGCCGAGAAAAAAGCGAGTATAACCCGAGCGTAGCGATGAGCTTGCCGGAGTTTTTAAAAGCCGTTTGA
- a CDS encoding DNA-methyltransferase: MNVIDQVVARDYAIYNGDSCEVVKALNDESVGYIIYSPPFDSLYTYSNSDRDMGNSEKGEFMEHFAFLAKELFRILKSGRLMSFHCMNLPTSKVRDGFIGIRDFRGELIRLFESVGFIFHSEVCIWKDPVIAQQRTKALGLLHKQLVKDSAMSRQGIPDYLVTMRKPGINAEPIEGGLKYYCGDGAPIASKFDEEKGNLNRGSIEVWQRYASPVWMDINPSNTLSLKGSRDDEDEKHICPLQLDVIERALQLWSNEGDVVFTPFLGIGSEVYQSLKMNRKGIGIELKNSYFNVAAKNCELAMRERAQGSLF, translated from the coding sequence ATGAACGTGATAGATCAAGTCGTGGCGCGTGATTACGCCATTTATAACGGCGACAGCTGCGAGGTTGTTAAAGCCTTAAACGATGAGAGTGTAGGATATATCATTTACTCGCCGCCGTTTGATAGCCTTTACACTTATTCAAATTCCGATCGAGATATGGGCAACTCAGAAAAGGGCGAATTTATGGAGCACTTTGCGTTTTTAGCAAAGGAGCTATTTCGTATCCTAAAAAGTGGGCGGCTCATGAGTTTTCACTGCATGAATTTACCGACTTCAAAGGTTAGAGACGGATTTATCGGAATTCGCGACTTTAGAGGCGAGCTGATACGCCTTTTTGAGAGCGTGGGCTTTATATTTCACTCCGAGGTTTGCATCTGGAAAGATCCCGTAATCGCTCAGCAACGCACCAAGGCGCTCGGACTGCTTCATAAGCAACTCGTAAAAGATAGCGCAATGAGCCGTCAAGGGATACCCGACTATCTAGTCACGATGAGAAAGCCGGGCATAAACGCCGAGCCGATCGAGGGCGGGCTAAAATACTACTGCGGCGACGGTGCGCCGATCGCATCCAAATTTGACGAAGAAAAAGGCAATCTAAACCGCGGCAGTATCGAAGTATGGCAAAGATACGCGAGCCCGGTTTGGATGGACATTAATCCAAGCAATACGCTAAGCCTAAAAGGTAGCCGCGACGACGAGGACGAGAAGCATATTTGTCCGCTCCAGCTCGACGTTATAGAACGCGCGCTTCAGCTATGGAGCAATGAGGGCGACGTCGTATTTACTCCGTTTTTGGGTATCGGTAGCGAGGTTTATCAATCCCTAAAAATGAACCGCAAAGGGATAGGCATCGAGCTAAAGAACTCTTATTTTAACGTTGCGGCGAAAAACTGCGAGCTAGCCATGCGAGAGCGCGCCCAGGGATCGCTTTTTTAA
- a CDS encoding helix-turn-helix transcriptional regulator yields MHQNQINFISYAQAAKMLGVAVITIKKWAQKGLIKRYAVTGRSVFVDKDEILEMIRGKEA; encoded by the coding sequence ATGCATCAAAATCAAATAAATTTTATCAGCTACGCGCAGGCGGCAAAAATGCTAGGCGTTGCGGTGATAACGATCAAGAAGTGGGCGCAAAAAGGCCTTATTAAGCGCTACGCCGTAACCGGTCGCAGCGTGTTTGTCGATAAAGATGAGATTTTAGAGATGATTAGAGGTAAAGAAGCATGA
- a CDS encoding helix-turn-helix domain-containing protein, which produces MKENVINLKEVRDKIGLTQKETADKLGISLRTYQRYELDGDGIDYKKLLEISKKLGVSMDKLTGAVAVGQNNIAVSGHNNTIGNRQKYSPKVDEFLELYKKYGNEDLDFLLDPIIEKLKSIKEISKRQVT; this is translated from the coding sequence ATGAAAGAAAATGTCATAAATTTAAAAGAAGTTAGGGATAAAATAGGCTTAACGCAAAAAGAAACGGCAGACAAACTCGGCATATCACTCAGGACTTATCAACGATACGAACTTGACGGAGACGGGATTGACTATAAGAAATTACTAGAAATTTCAAAAAAACTAGGGGTGAGTATGGACAAATTAACGGGAGCGGTAGCCGTCGGACAAAATAACATAGCCGTAAGCGGCCACAATAATACTATAGGCAACAGGCAAAAATACTCTCCCAAAGTAGATGAATTCTTAGAACTTTATAAAAAATATGGCAATGAGGACTTGGATTTTTTGCTTGACCCGATTATAGAAAAGCTAAAAAGTATTAAAGAGATTTCAAAAAGGCAAGTAACATGA
- a CDS encoding helix-turn-helix domain-containing protein has product MRRKPSSLRNLKSSATDIVCRMCVVAKVKGKNGLAQKLKIKTTTIENWINSNKVPRKWMYYVADTFDSSFDFIELGFFFEPGEVLKDAQLMGWEKEYKYSYIKKPIKVVYIAVPFISQDGHIFEEDVLDDSDTAVAVGQNNIAVSGNNNQIGSFENNRLNTPEFQEFKELFKKYGNQNLLNGFIKRLKEIKGLSENV; this is encoded by the coding sequence ATGAGACGCAAGCCGTCATCGCTAAGAAATTTAAAAAGCTCCGCAACCGATATAGTTTGCCGTATGTGCGTAGTAGCCAAAGTCAAAGGAAAAAACGGGCTAGCGCAAAAACTAAAAATCAAGACGACTACGATAGAAAACTGGATAAACTCAAATAAAGTCCCGCGCAAGTGGATGTATTACGTGGCCGACACCTTTGATAGCAGTTTTGACTTTATAGAGCTTGGATTTTTCTTTGAGCCGGGCGAAGTATTAAAAGATGCCCAGCTTATGGGGTGGGAAAAAGAGTATAAATACTCTTATATAAAAAAGCCTATAAAAGTAGTTTATATCGCAGTGCCGTTTATTAGTCAGGACGGTCATATTTTTGAAGAGGACGTGTTAGACGATAGCGATACGGCGGTAGCCGTCGGACAAAATAACATAGCCGTAAGCGGCAATAACAATCAAATAGGCAGTTTTGAAAACAATAGGCTAAATACGCCTGAATTTCAAGAGTTTAAAGAACTTTTTAAAAAATACGGAAACCAAAACTTATTAAACGGCTTTATCAAAAGGCTAAAAGAGATAAAAGGACTATCGGAAAATGTATAA
- a CDS encoding excalibur calcium-binding domain-containing protein: MRYFLILCLAAFFATGADKFDCSKKYCKEMKSCKEAYYYLRTCGRGDFDRDGDGVPCENVCGKGKK, encoded by the coding sequence ATGAGGTATTTTTTGATTTTGTGCCTTGCGGCATTTTTTGCGACGGGAGCGGATAAATTTGACTGCTCAAAGAAGTATTGTAAAGAGATGAAAAGCTGCAAAGAGGCTTATTATTACCTCAGAACTTGCGGGCGCGGGGATTTTGACCGAGACGGCGACGGCGTGCCGTGCGAGAACGTTTGTGGGAAGGGTAAAAAATAA
- a CDS encoding thermonuclease family protein has product MDGDTIWILPKGGERVKIRLYDIDAPEMKDSGGKKSKKYLSELIAGKEVKIETHGHDKYKRVIGIVYLDGTDINGKMVKDGYARAYLKYSKRYAKLKG; this is encoded by the coding sequence GTGGACGGCGATACGATTTGGATATTGCCAAAGGGCGGCGAGCGGGTCAAAATCAGGCTCTACGACATCGACGCGCCCGAGATGAAGGATAGCGGCGGCAAGAAGTCCAAAAAATACCTCAGCGAGCTAATAGCCGGCAAAGAGGTCAAAATCGAAACGCACGGACACGACAAATATAAGCGAGTAATCGGGATCGTCTATTTGGACGGCACGGACATCAACGGCAAAATGGTAAAAGACGGCTACGCGAGAGCTTATTTAAAGTATTCGAAGAGATACGCGAAACTTAAGGGGTAA